The Streptomyces albofaciens JCM 4342 genome has a segment encoding these proteins:
- a CDS encoding XRE family transcriptional regulator, which translates to MDSTRNAVLEAWMAEHGYSSNSLAEAVNRSLERLTGRPGGLDGSSIRDWKAGRVKWPKSAARRALEDVAGLPAIALGFVPRGRAPSVTAPQQQEDPDMKRRTLVGGIAAAAAAAAATPGHTSPRRIGMSDVDRLQKRFAEVIASDHRHGGQLGTERKAAALAEEALNLQNAGSASQRVRGRLYASAAAFRSSAMWAAIDGRRYDVAKAHMREAQSLAEMSCDQSIKFRIWSHAGTMYRHMGRPADALAANDVARKLSLTRRDPLFASLGLARQGAIHGTAQDRTFTRRAFEQAQEAMLRADPADYRPVWMLAFYDQAELDSLALSAYLALGDYPAAEYHAHRCLSALRPHMVRSRAIATTRLAHAQLAQGAADAATATAMHVTANAATQHARVARMLQEFGAALRATAPHTATVQTWTEHVATWRTTV; encoded by the coding sequence ATGGACTCCACGCGCAACGCCGTTCTTGAGGCGTGGATGGCCGAACATGGTTACAGCTCCAACAGCCTCGCTGAAGCCGTGAACAGGTCCCTCGAACGTCTCACAGGTCGACCAGGTGGTCTCGACGGATCATCGATCCGCGACTGGAAGGCCGGCCGGGTCAAGTGGCCTAAGTCGGCTGCCCGCAGGGCTCTCGAAGACGTCGCGGGCCTGCCTGCCATCGCTTTAGGGTTCGTGCCACGGGGCCGGGCGCCGTCCGTCACCGCTCCACAGCAGCAGGAGGACCCCGACATGAAGCGCCGTACCCTCGTGGGCGGTATCGCTGCCGCAGCCGCCGCAGCGGCAGCCACTCCGGGCCACACCTCACCGCGCCGGATCGGGATGAGCGACGTCGACCGTCTACAGAAGCGCTTCGCAGAGGTCATCGCCAGCGACCACCGTCATGGCGGGCAACTCGGTACCGAGCGGAAAGCCGCCGCGCTCGCCGAGGAGGCACTGAACCTCCAGAACGCGGGCAGCGCCTCCCAGCGTGTACGCGGCCGCCTCTACGCCTCCGCGGCGGCGTTCCGCTCCTCGGCCATGTGGGCAGCCATCGATGGTCGCCGCTACGACGTCGCGAAGGCTCACATGCGTGAGGCCCAGTCCCTCGCCGAAATGTCCTGCGATCAGTCGATCAAGTTCCGCATCTGGAGCCACGCGGGAACGATGTACCGGCACATGGGCCGGCCCGCCGACGCGCTCGCCGCCAACGACGTCGCCCGCAAACTGAGTCTCACGCGCCGCGATCCCCTGTTCGCGTCCCTCGGTCTGGCCCGACAGGGAGCCATCCACGGCACAGCGCAGGACAGAACCTTCACCCGCCGGGCGTTCGAGCAGGCCCAGGAAGCCATGTTGCGCGCCGACCCCGCGGATTACCGACCCGTGTGGATGCTCGCCTTCTACGACCAGGCCGAACTCGACTCCCTGGCCCTGTCGGCATACCTGGCACTCGGCGACTATCCAGCAGCCGAGTACCACGCCCATCGCTGCCTGTCCGCCCTGCGGCCCCACATGGTGCGCTCCCGAGCCATCGCCACCACCAGGCTTGCGCACGCACAACTCGCCCAGGGAGCAGCCGACGCCGCCACAGCCACCGCCATGCACGTCACCGCCAACGCCGCTACCCAGCACGCCCGAGTGGCGCGCATGCTGCAAGAGTTCGGCGCAGCTCTGCGCGCCACCGCACCGCACACCGCCACCGTGCAAACTTGGACCGAGCACGTCGCCACCTGGAGGACCACGGTATGA
- a CDS encoding GNAT family N-acetyltransferase → MTTAPTIELRTFDTLDAVRGDLLDVYAEVRAPLLHLPNYAVTAFGERLDRHSTEPGFTAVLAYANGQPVGYAYANSIERGDRYWQRTSPEPAEMYTEHPTLALKEIGVRPTWRKTGTARRIHDALLTGRDEPYVTLMVNPAAGDGKVHALYESWGYADIGESQPSPASPVLTVMIRAIG, encoded by the coding sequence ATGACCACGGCGCCCACCATCGAACTGCGCACCTTCGACACGCTCGACGCCGTCCGCGGTGACCTCCTCGACGTGTACGCCGAGGTACGCGCACCCCTCCTCCACCTTCCGAACTACGCGGTCACCGCGTTCGGCGAGCGCCTGGACCGGCACAGCACCGAGCCGGGGTTCACGGCCGTCCTCGCGTACGCGAACGGGCAACCGGTCGGCTACGCCTACGCCAACAGCATCGAGCGCGGCGACCGCTACTGGCAGCGCACCAGCCCGGAGCCGGCAGAGATGTATACCGAGCACCCGACCCTAGCCCTGAAGGAGATCGGCGTCCGGCCGACCTGGCGCAAGACCGGCACCGCCCGCCGCATCCACGACGCCCTCCTCACCGGCCGCGACGAGCCGTACGTCACGCTCATGGTCAACCCAGCCGCCGGCGACGGAAAGGTTCATGCGCTCTACGAGTCGTGGGGGTACGCGGACATCGGCGAGAGCCAGCCGTCACCGGCCTCGCCGGTGCTTACGGTGATGATCCGAGCTATCGGCTGA
- a CDS encoding IS5 family transposase (programmed frameshift), which produces MGIVERLVPDRLWELFQDVVPSAPQRPQGGGRRRCDDRAVLAAIVFVATTGCTWRQLPPVFSASWQTVHRRFTEWSAARVWAKLHRVLLDQLGAIGGVDWSRCAIDSISVRAVKGGPLTGPNPTDRGKNGAKVHVICDRNGLPISVGISAANVHDSQALIPLMRGIPPIRSRRGPRRRRPDQLHADKGYDFDCLRSWLRRRQIVPRIARRGVESSSSLGRHRWMIERTLSWPSGCRRLHRRYERKAEHFLAFVGLASALICYRRTDR; this is translated from the exons ATGGGGATAGTCGAGCGGTTGGTGCCGGACAGGCTGTGGGAGCTGTTTCAGGACGTGGTGCCGTCGGCGCCGCAGCGCCCGCAGGGAGGGGGACGTCGGCGCTGTGATGACCGTGCAGTGCTGGCCGCGATCGTCTTTGTGGCGACCACGGGCTGTACCTGGCGGCAGTTGCCGCCGGTCTTCAGTGCCTCCTGGCAGACGGTGCACCGGCGTTTCACGGAATGGTCCGCGGCCCGGGTGTGGGCCAAGTTGCACCGGGTGCTGCTGGACCAGCTCGGAGCCATCGGCGGCGTGGACTGGTCGCGCTGCGCAATCGACTCGATCAGTGTCCGCGCTGTCAAAGGGGGCC CTCTGACGGGACCGAATCCGACCGATCGCGGCAAGAACGGGGCGAAGGTCCACGTCATCTGTGACCGCAACGGCCTGCCGATCTCGGTGGGCATCTCCGCCGCCAACGTGCACGACAGTCAGGCCCTTATCCCGCTGATGCGCGGCATCCCTCCCATCCGCTCGCGCCGTGGTCCCCGGCGTCGCCGCCCGGACCAGCTCCACGCAGACAAGGGTTACGACTTCGACTGCCTGCGCAGCTGGCTGCGACGCAGGCAGATCGTGCCACGCATCGCGCGCCGCGGGGTGGAGTCCTCCAGCAGTCTGGGGCGGCACCGTTGGATGATCGAGCGTACGCTGTCCTGGCCGAGCGGCTGCCGTCGCCTGCACCGCCGTTATGAGCGCAAGGCCGAGCACTTCCTGGCCTTCGTCGGCCTGGCCAGCGCCCTCATCTGCTACCGGCGTACCGACCGCTGA
- a CDS encoding DHA2 family efflux MFS transporter permease subunit — MTLTEPTRTRPSRLSPKTAVVLVYTAAMCMNGLDSTIVNPALYTIAGDFGRPVSAANTVETAFLVALALALPVAGWLGDRYGTKRVFLGALAVFTTASAACGLAPGLPALVVARAVQGLAGGLLTPVGMTLLFRAFPPHERAKLSKVLIVPTALMPALGPPLGGFLTQHLSWHWLFFVNVPIGAAAVLLGVLGLREHVEGVPGPFDRAGFWLATPGLGLLTYALGFGPSQGWTQPAVAVGAVLGVLLLAAAVVHQLRTPEPLLKLRLLAGRAYGTAATLAVLTAAGLMGVLFVFPLLYQAALGASALDAGLSVFPEAVGLMLASQVVDRLLPRIGPRRLAVPALLLAAVVFAALAVPGAAGNPWLVRGLMFAIGLVLGTAVLTVQLAGFEDIAPPDMGRAMGLFQILRTLGGALGIAVCAGVIGGHGTGAAGPGPYRTAVWVTAALVTVGALVALRLPKNPPQPPPFEDGEAGEGVEAPVVD; from the coding sequence GTGACCCTCACCGAACCGACCCGGACCCGGCCGTCCCGGCTCTCCCCGAAGACCGCCGTCGTCCTCGTCTACACGGCCGCCATGTGCATGAACGGCCTCGACTCGACCATCGTCAACCCCGCCCTCTACACCATCGCGGGCGACTTCGGCCGCCCGGTCTCCGCGGCCAACACCGTCGAGACCGCCTTCCTCGTCGCCCTCGCGCTGGCCCTGCCGGTGGCCGGCTGGCTCGGCGACCGCTACGGCACCAAGCGCGTCTTCCTCGGCGCGCTCGCCGTCTTCACCACCGCCTCGGCCGCCTGCGGCCTGGCCCCCGGCCTGCCCGCGCTCGTCGTGGCGCGGGCGGTGCAGGGCCTGGCGGGCGGCCTGCTCACGCCGGTCGGCATGACGCTGCTGTTCCGCGCGTTCCCGCCGCACGAACGGGCGAAGCTGTCCAAGGTGCTGATCGTGCCGACCGCCCTGATGCCCGCCCTCGGCCCGCCGCTGGGCGGCTTCCTGACCCAGCACCTGTCCTGGCACTGGCTGTTCTTCGTGAACGTGCCGATCGGCGCCGCCGCCGTCCTGCTGGGCGTCCTCGGGCTGCGCGAGCACGTCGAGGGCGTGCCGGGGCCGTTCGACCGGGCCGGATTCTGGCTCGCCACCCCGGGGCTCGGACTGCTCACGTACGCGCTCGGGTTCGGCCCCTCGCAGGGCTGGACGCAGCCCGCCGTCGCGGTCGGCGCCGTCCTCGGCGTACTGCTGCTCGCCGCCGCCGTCGTCCACCAGCTCCGTACGCCGGAGCCCCTGCTGAAGCTGCGGCTGCTGGCCGGACGGGCGTACGGGACGGCCGCCACGCTCGCCGTGCTCACCGCCGCCGGCCTGATGGGCGTCCTGTTCGTCTTCCCGCTGCTCTACCAGGCCGCGCTGGGCGCCTCGGCCCTCGACGCGGGCCTGAGCGTCTTCCCGGAGGCGGTCGGCCTGATGCTCGCCTCCCAGGTCGTCGACCGGCTGCTGCCGCGCATCGGACCGCGACGGCTCGCGGTCCCCGCCCTGCTGCTCGCCGCCGTGGTCTTCGCCGCCCTCGCCGTACCGGGCGCGGCGGGCAACCCCTGGCTCGTACGGGGCCTGATGTTCGCCATCGGCCTGGTGCTCGGCACGGCGGTGCTCACCGTCCAGCTCGCCGGGTTCGAGGACATCGCCCCGCCCGACATGGGCCGGGCCATGGGCCTCTTCCAGATCCTGCGCACGCTCGGCGGCGCGCTGGGCATCGCCGTCTGCGCCGGGGTGATCGGCGGCCACGGCACGGGCGCCGCCGGGCCCGGCCCGTACCGCACCGCGGTGTGGGTGACGGCCGCACTGGTCACCGTGGGCGCGCTGGTCGCCCTGCGGCTGCCGAAGAACCCGCCGCAGCCGCCGCCGTTCGAGGACGGGGAAGCGGGGGAGGGGGTGGAGGCTCCGGTGGTGGACTGA